Proteins encoded within one genomic window of Triticum aestivum cultivar Chinese Spring chromosome 2D, IWGSC CS RefSeq v2.1, whole genome shotgun sequence:
- the LOC123054191 gene encoding mitogen-activated protein kinase kinase kinase YODA produces MPSWWGKSSSKDAKKTTKENLMDTFHRFISPNEQKGSTKSKRRYRRGDDTTVEKVCQSTTVSRATSPSKEVSRCQSFSADRLHPQPLPVPGSCPAVTRTASDVTESRPILEKRGKPPLLLPLPKPNRPQRRSEIVTASLSSNCSVDSDDHGDSQLPSPVGNDAENTTNTTSKSKSSNVRKERPGAITTKNTKEMAKTANQFLSNHTLSTSPRGIAADNHQPNPQNPRPVVLESAPNSLMSSPSRSPRRICPDHIPTSAFWAVKPHTDVTFLGSGQCSSPGSGQTSGHNSVGGDMLAQLFWQPSRGSPECSPIPSPRMTSPGPSSRVHSGSVSPLHPRSGGMAPESPTGRNDGGKKKQTHRLPLPPLSISNSSFFPNKSTPASPISAPRSPGRTENPPSPGSRWKKGKLIGRGTFGHVYVGFNSDSGEMCAMKEVTLFSDDPKSKESAKQLGQEISLLSRLQHPNIVRYYGTETVDDKLYIYLEFVSGGSIHKLLQEYGQLGEPAIRSYTQQILSGLAYLHAKNTVHRDIKGANILVDPSGRVKLADFGMAKHINGQQCPFSFKGSPYWMAPEVIKSSNGGCNLAVDIWSLGCTVLEMATAKPPWSQYEGIAAMFKIGNSKELPPIPDHLSEQCKDFIRKCLQRDPSQRPTAMELLQHPFIQYKVRLEKSVMSDPLEHLPVISCRPNSKVAGHTTNISSLGLEGQTIYQRRGAKYSSKHSDIHIRSNISCPVSPCGSPLLRSRSPQHTNGRMSPSPISSPRTLSGASTPLSGGNGAIPFNHSKQPTYSNEGFAIASRGPDDHFPNRPTDRNLGQFGRVHQVSQGVQERIVSEANILSPQFGKRLGNVFDLRDRLSPSEHFTRPALVDHVKPNPSLDLTTGSPHHGLKRDN; encoded by the exons ATGCCATCATGGTGGGGGAAGTCTTCCTCCAAAGATGCAAAGAAAACCACCAAAGAGAACCTCATGGATACATTTCATCGGTTTATAAGTCCAAATGAGCAAAAAGGAAGCACAAAATCAAAACGGAGGTATAGACGTGGCGATGATACAACTGTTGAAAAGGTCTGCCAGTCTACCACAGTATCGCGCGCAACTTCACCCTCAAAAGAAGTTTCTCGCTGTCAAAGCTTTTCAGCTGATAGGCTACATCCCCAACCACTTCCTGTTCCTGGATCATGTCCTGCAGTGACACGTACTGCTTCTGATGTCACTGAATCAAGGCCCATATTAGAAAAACGTGGCAAAccaccactgcttctgccacttcCTAAACCTAACAGGCCTCAGAGAAGGTCAGAAATAGTGACTGCTTCCCTCTCTAGCAACTGCTCTGTTGATAGTGATGACCATGGAGATTCTCAGCTTCCGAGCCCTGTTGGAAATGATGCTGAAAACACAACAAATACTACTTCCAAGAGCAAGTCAAG TAATGTGCGCAAAGAGCGTCCTGGTGCTATCACCACCAAGAATACCAAGGAGATGGCAAAGACAGCTAATCAATTCCTCAGTAACCATACATTGTCCACATCACCGAGAGGTATTGCAGCTGACAATCACCAACCTAATCCACAAAATCCTCGGCCGGTAGTCTTGGAGAGTGCTCCGAATAGTTTGATGTCAAGTCCTTCTAGAAGTCCGAGAAGAATATGTCCGGACCATATTCCAACTTCAGCCTTTTGGGCAGTGAAGCCTCATACAGATGTTACTTTCCTTGGCTCTGGTCAGTGCTCCAGTCCAGGTTCAGGGCAAACATCTGGCCATAACTCTGTGGGTGGTGATATGCTAGCCCAGCTTTTCTGGCAGCCCAGCAGAGGTAGTCCAGAGTGTTCACCGATTCCTAGCCCAAGAATGACAAGTCCTGGCCCTAGTTCCAGGGTGCACAGTGGAAGTGTTTCTCCATTGCATCCGAGGTCTGGAGGGATGGCACCTGAATCTCCGACAGGTCGGAATGATGGTGGGAAGAAGAAGCAAACCCACAGATTGCCTCTTCCACCACTGAGCATCTCTAATAGTTCATTTTTTCCAAACAAGTCCACGCCAGCTAGTCCTATTTCAGCGCCTCGTAGTCCTGGCCGAACAGAGAATCCACCAAGTCCTGGATCACGATGGAAGAAGGGGAAGCTGATTGGTCGTGGGACATTTGGCCATGTATATGTTGGCTTTAACAG TGATAGCGGTGAAATGTGTGCTATGAAAGAGGTGACCCTATTCTCGGATGATCCTAAATCAAAGGAAAGTGCAAAGCAGTTGGGGCAG GAAATATCGCTCTTGAGCCGCTTACAACACCCAAATATCGTACGATACTATGGCACAGAAACG GTTGATGACAAACTGTATATATACTTGGAGTTTGTGTCTGGTGGATCTATCCATAAACTTCTACAAGAGTATGGACAGCTTGGTGAACCAGCAATACGCAGCTACACTCAGCAGATACTCTCAGGCTTAGCTTATTTGCATGCGAAGAATACAGTCCATAG GGATATCAAAGGTGCAAACATACTAGTAGATCCTAGCGGTCGTGTTAAGCTTGCAGACTTTGGAATGGCTAAACAT ATCAATGGGCAGCAATGTCCTTTCTCATTTAAGGGTAGTCCATATTGGATGGCTCCAGAG GTTATAAAGAGTTCGAATGGTGGTTGCAATCTTGCGGTTGACATATGGAGTTTAGGATGCACTGTCCTGGAGATGGCTACCGCAAAACCCCCATGGAGCCAGTACGAAGGG ATTGCTGCAATGTTCAAGATTGGAAATAGCAAGGAACTTCCACCAATACCAGATCACCTATCAGAGCAGTGCAAGGACTTCATCAGAAAGTGTCTGCAACGTGATCCTTCTCAACGGCCGACAGCAATGGAGCTTTTGCAACACCCGTTCATACAATATAAAGTCCGACTTGAGAAATCCGTTATGTCTGATCCTTTGGAACATTTGCCCGTGATATCTTGTAGACCGAATTCTAAG GTGGCTGGACATACAACAAATATCTCGTCATTGGGATTGGAGGGTCAGACAATTTACCAGAGAAGGGGTGCAAAATATTCTTCGAAGCATAG CGATATCCATATACGGAGCAATATATCCTGTCCAGTTTCTCCATGTGGAAGTCCTCTGCTAAGGTCAAGGTCTCCCCAACATACAAATGGCCGAATGTCGCCATCTCCAATTTCAAGCCCCAGAACCCTTTCAGGCGCTTCTACTCCCCTGTCTGGTGGCAATGGTGCTATTCCCTTTAATCATTCAAAGCAACCAACCTACAGCAATGAAGGATTTGCAATCGCATCAAGAGGCCCAGATGATCACTTCCCCAACCGGCCTACAGACCGTAACCTTGGGCAGTTTGGTCGAGTGCATCAAGTCTCACAGGGGGTTCAGGAGAGGATAGTATCTGAAGCTAACATTCTGAGTCCTCAATTTGGAAAGAGGCTTGGAAACGTTTTTGATTTGCGTGATAGACTGTCCCCTTCTGAACATTTCACTCGTCCTGCCTTGGTGGATCATGTGAAGCCAAATCCTTCACTAGACTTAACAACTGGTTCTCCCCACCATGGACTCAAGCGTGATAACTAA
- the LOC123054192 gene encoding aquaporin PIP1-3/PIP1-4, with product MEGKEEDVRLGANKYSERQPIGTAAQGSEDKDYKEPPPAPLFEPGELKSWSFYRAGIAEFMATFLFLYVTILTVMGYSGAASKCATVGIQGIAWSFGGMIFALVYCTAGISGGHINPAVTFGLFLARKLSLTRAVFYIIMQCLGAICGAGVVKGFQQGLYMGNGGGANVVAPGYTKGSGLGAEIIGTFVLVYTVFSATDAKRNARDSHVPILAPLPIGFAVFLVHLATIPITGTGINPARSLGAAIIYNREHAWSDHWIFWVGPFIGAALAAVYHQVVIRAIPFKTKS from the exons ATGGAGGGCAAGGAGGAGGACGTGCGGCTCGGGGCGAACAAGTACTCGGAGCGTCAGCCCATCGGCACGGCGGCGCAGGGGTCCGAGGACAAGGACTACAAGGAGCCCCCGCCGGCGCCGCTTTTCGAGCCCGGCGAGCTCAAGTCCTGGTCCTTCTACCGCGCCGGCATCGCCGAGTTCATGGCCACCTTCCTCTTCCTCTACGTCACCATCCTCACCGTGATGGGGTACAGCGGCGCCGCCTCCAAGTGCGCCACCGTCGGCATCCAGGGCATCGCCTGGTCCTTCGGCGGCATGATCTTCGCCCTCGTCTACTGCACCGCCGGCATCTCCG GCGGGCACATCAACCCGGCGGTGACCTTCGGGCTGTTCCTGGCGAGGAAGCTGTCGCTGACCCGGGCGGTGTTCTACATCATCATGCAGTGCCTGGGCGCCATCTGCGGCGCCGGCGTGGTGAAGGGGTTCCAGCAGGGCCTGTACatgggcaacggcggcggcgccaACGTGGTGGCGCCCGGCTACACCAAGGGCTCCGGCCTCGGCGCCGAGATCATCGGCACCTTCGTCCTCGTCTACACCGTCTTCTCCGCCACCGACGCCAAGAGGAACGCCAGGGACTCCCACGTTCCC ATCCTCGCCCCGCTGCCAATCGGGTTCGCCGTGTTCCTGGTCCACCTGGCCACCATCCCCATCACCGGCACCGGCATCAACCCGGCGAGGAGCCTCGGCGCGGCCATCATCTACAACAGGGAGCACGCCTGGTCAGACCAC TGGATCTTCTGGGTCGGCCCCTTCATCGgcgccgcgctcgccgccgtctACCACCAGGTGGTCATCAGAGCGATCCCGTTCAAGACCAAGTCCTAA